Proteins encoded in a region of the Pseudothermotoga elfii DSM 9442 = NBRC 107921 genome:
- a CDS encoding EscU/YscU/HrcU family type III secretion system export apparatus switch protein produces MDYTRKLAVALGYDPDVFDAPFVIAKGKEEIAERIIKQALEAKVPVVSSPELVRKLYRLEVLEEIPDDLYFAVAEILVFVQNL; encoded by the coding sequence ATGGATTATACGCGTAAACTGGCTGTCGCACTCGGTTATGATCCAGATGTATTCGATGCCCCGTTTGTGATAGCCAAAGGTAAAGAGGAAATTGCTGAGAGAATAATAAAACAAGCCCTGGAAGCGAAGGTGCCGGTAGTTTCTTCACCAGAACTTGTAAGAAAACTCTATAGACTGGAGGTGCTTGAAGAAATCCCAGATGACCTTTATTTTGCAGTAGCAGAGATACTGGTTTTTGTTCAAAACCTATGA